A DNA window from Providencia huaxiensis contains the following coding sequences:
- a CDS encoding DUF968 domain-containing protein, producing MSHQWILTPIPVPELSAVIFRPGVSELHKFNCRMLIIPVPESLGDKSVGPIALSSSFLSDEFNDVEDIKQILKLTVDPEPPASFMKNPKLLRWTNDKYLQWVKSQPCCGCGAISDDAHHIIDYGLSGMGTKPHDFFVIPLCRVDHSELHRDPKGWEKEHGTQIEFFIKLVNKAFALGVLG from the coding sequence ATGAGTCATCAATGGATATTAACCCCGATCCCTGTTCCTGAACTTAGCGCCGTGATATTTAGACCAGGAGTAAGTGAGCTGCATAAGTTTAATTGTCGTATGTTGATTATCCCGGTACCAGAATCATTAGGTGATAAATCAGTAGGGCCTATCGCTCTTTCTTCATCATTCCTCAGCGACGAGTTTAATGATGTAGAAGATATAAAACAGATATTAAAACTAACTGTAGATCCTGAGCCACCAGCTAGCTTTATGAAGAACCCAAAACTACTGCGCTGGACAAATGATAAATATCTACAATGGGTTAAATCACAGCCTTGCTGTGGTTGTGGTGCTATCTCTGATGATGCTCATCATATTATTGATTATGGCCTTAGTGGTATGGGAACAAAGCCACACGACTTTTTTGTAATTCCTTTATGTCGTGTAGATCATAGTGAGTTACATCGAGACCCTAAAGGGTGGGAAAAAGAGCACGGAACTCAAATAGAGTTTTTTATTAAATTGGTAAATAAGGCATTTGCCCTAGGTGTATTAGGTTAA
- a CDS encoding KilA-N domain-containing protein, with protein MNQLIIDGVGVRQDFNGRFCLNDLHRAAGGEDKHKPSNFLRIETTKDLCMEIDRCSDMSIASVEVIKGGTEQGTYVLREIVYAYAMWISPLFSLKVIRTFDAVVQRRNQAQLTDKVQAGTILLESMAKTLNLSNSSKLGGYQKLQQMAGLPNLSPSYAIDAPSDAVDGSSRSTHSLTEFIRKNRLNITAQSAFKRLAELGLVERKSRPSTRGADKTKQFWSITTKGLIYGKNITSPNNPRETQPHFYESKSADLVKLMVVGQAA; from the coding sequence ATGAACCAGTTAATCATTGATGGTGTTGGTGTACGACAAGATTTTAACGGCCGTTTTTGTTTGAATGATTTACACCGTGCAGCTGGTGGTGAAGACAAACATAAACCTTCAAATTTCCTAAGAATTGAAACAACAAAAGATTTATGTATGGAAATTGACCGATGCTCAGATATGAGCATCGCTTCAGTTGAGGTAATTAAGGGGGGTACCGAACAAGGCACGTATGTTCTACGTGAAATCGTTTATGCATACGCTATGTGGATCAGCCCTTTATTTAGCCTTAAAGTCATTCGTACATTTGATGCTGTAGTTCAGCGACGAAACCAAGCCCAACTAACCGATAAGGTTCAAGCGGGCACTATCTTGCTAGAATCAATGGCTAAAACCCTTAATCTATCTAATTCATCAAAATTGGGGGGCTACCAAAAATTACAGCAAATGGCTGGGTTACCTAATTTATCACCTAGTTATGCGATTGATGCCCCCAGTGATGCCGTAGATGGTTCAAGTAGATCTACCCATTCATTAACTGAATTTATTCGCAAAAATAGACTTAATATAACCGCTCAATCAGCTTTTAAGCGTTTAGCTGAGTTAGGTTTGGTGGAAAGAAAGTCACGTCCAAGCACTAGGGGAGCAGATAAAACCAAGCAATTCTGGTCAATCACTACTAAAGGCTTAATCTACGGAAAAAATATCACCAGTCCCAATAATCCAAGAGAAACCCAGCCTCATTTCTATGAAAGCAAAAGTGCTGATCTCGTCAAATTAATGGTAGTGGGGCAAGCAGCATGA
- a CDS encoding Lar family restriction alleviation protein: MKSKIAEIYPCPHCGSENITIESHSYRTWFYIQCHSCGEKGPEVNDKPTAVIVWNERVVSI; this comes from the coding sequence ATGAAAAGCAAAATAGCCGAAATTTACCCTTGCCCCCACTGCGGCAGTGAAAACATAACTATCGAGAGTCACAGTTATAGGACATGGTTTTACATTCAGTGCCACAGTTGTGGTGAAAAGGGGCCAGAGGTAAATGATAAGCCTACAGCAGTAATAGTATGGAATGAACGAGTTGTCAGTATCTAA
- a CDS encoding phage N-6-adenine-methyltransferase — translation MAVYSSNTAPEDKDCWQTPQWLFEALTLEFGFWLDAAANEQNALCPYFLTLEQNALQSDWVSNGAIWCNPPYSKIKPWIAKAAEQCTKQNQPIVMLLPADKSTSWYSLALKSVDEVRTIIDGRINFIDPNTGKEKKGNSKGSILLIWRPFVEPKAVGTHVSKNRLMKVGKAILGEAV, via the coding sequence ATGGCTGTTTATTCAAGTAATACCGCACCAGAAGATAAAGATTGCTGGCAAACGCCTCAATGGTTATTTGAAGCTTTAACGCTTGAGTTTGGTTTCTGGTTAGATGCTGCCGCAAATGAACAAAACGCCCTATGCCCATACTTCCTAACCTTAGAACAGAATGCATTACAAAGTGATTGGGTAAGCAATGGTGCGATATGGTGTAACCCGCCTTACAGCAAGATAAAACCATGGATCGCTAAAGCCGCAGAGCAATGCACAAAGCAAAACCAGCCAATAGTGATGTTATTACCAGCGGATAAATCAACATCCTGGTACTCACTGGCACTAAAAAGCGTTGATGAAGTTAGAACTATCATCGATGGCCGTATTAATTTTATTGATCCCAACACAGGAAAAGAGAAAAAGGGCAACAGTAAGGGCTCAATTCTTCTTATTTGGCGTCCATTTGTAGAGCCAAAGGCAGTAGGTACGCATGTCTCAAAGAATCGCTTAATGAAAGTAGGCAAGGCAATTTTAGGGGAGGCGGTATGA